Genomic segment of Syngnathus acus chromosome 10, fSynAcu1.2, whole genome shotgun sequence:
aaaaaaaagtttaataatacaatttgttcagggttggcgggccggattaaacggtcccgtgggccgtatccggcccgcgggccgtagtttggtgacCACTGGTATATAGGTATGTGTATAGAGGCGGTCAACAATGGCACACAACCAAAAGAATCTTGGCATAATTTCCTCATTACCTCTTGAGATCTTCAGGCTTTCCCCACCCCCCAATGAAGAGTTTGCTGAGGAGGAGCCTTCTGTAAAATACATCCAGTCGACTCACACCCATGGACCAGCAACAGGCATCTGAACAGAAAGAAACGTGAAAATGTAACGTAAAATCAAGTGTTAAAGTGTTGCAATTCTGCACTCCTGACTCACAACAACTTGTTAGCCAAGCCAAAGACGGTTGGTCCGAAAAATAGTCAGTAATCACACAAACTGCGAGAGCAAGTAGCCAGATTTAACATTGTCACGCACAAGGTCAGTTGAAATAACTTAGGTGACCTTTAATCTGAATTCGCAATGAGCCTAACTACCGTAACTGCACTTATTTGCGAGACAACAGTATACACAGCTCGACTGCTCAGAGCGCAAGAGGTTAAAACACCAGAAGGATGAACAAAGAATACGAACATGCCAAAATGCTTCAAGAAAATGATAAGTTAACGCGTATGGTTAATGGGTACGATTTACGGACAGATACATCCGCAATACTACAACGCAAATTCCTGCTCTGAATGCAAGTCAGTATCTTTTACGCGCAGGTCCCTACGCTTCCGGTTGAACGAACAACGTTCAAACATTATTTCCGCGTGGAGTGAAACTATGTTCGTTATCCAACATTCATTTTGAGCTACGAGTAGCTTAAGCGTTGCTCTCGCTAAGATTTTCAGTACCCCGAGTGTGGGTTGGGTTAAGTAATATGTCAATTAAAGTAAACCCGCAGATATGTTTCTATAAGAAAGTAATAATTAACATTACCTCACTTTGTGTACAAACGTAGTTGTCTTGCGGCGAATTTATTGATAGAACAGATTCACAGTCAGCAACCATCCAGACTAAATAGGATGTCATGTCGATCTTTGATTCTGAACTGTAAGTCAACGTGGCCGCCATATTGGACGTGGCACGGTGCAGGCTGTGGTTATAATTTCTAGTAATGCTTCATGAACTTGTATTGTCGACAAAAAATCTACTTGTCATCACTTAGCGTTTCATTAATACCACTAGTAGCGAGCAGTCTGGGCAAAATCATCGTATTCAAAATCACACGCTCTTGTTCGTGTGATTTATGAAGAAATATATGAAATTGCGTGTGCCACGGGGATCGGTGAACGAAAGGCATTAACATCATTGCACTTTGTTTACTATCTTTTAACGAAGTTCATGGTCTGCTGACACCTTCAATATGGTGGACTTGTTGACGTATCAGAGTAACGGAGCCAAATGAGCTATGGTCACAAGGTTGGATGACTTAGTATTTGTCACAGTTCTGTGTATTGCGGTAGCTAATGTTACATTACTGCTATCTTCTGGGCAACTCCGAAATTGGCAGCTTGAACTGCAAGCCGTAGTAGTCCTATGACGTCATAGTAACACAAAAATGCACGCAGGTCGGAACACACTCGTCGTACCCGCCCTATTAGTAAAACCAAAATTATAGTAAATACTCGTAtgaaattcattcattgacacaaatgcaaaacaagtGAGCAAAGGCAAGTTCGATCGACAGTAACCAAGCGTTTCTTCATGTGCTGTTCAAACTAATGAACAGTACAGTATGTCAGTTCGTATGTCGGAACAGCCGAGAACTACAGGCCTCGCGCCGGAGGAGTGAAGCCGAAGCCGCCGGCGGCCATCTTACGTTGCCAATCATTTCAGCGGCCTAACAAATCCATTAATTTCCCCGCGGTGTTTTCACGTTAGTTTTTGTCTCTATGGCGAAAATGACACCGTGTACAGTTGAAACATAAGTCTGGgacagtgacgtgcggtgaggttcatgactggggaagCACTGATAAAGGATTATAGCCTAAAACACGCATTTATGGCAATGTTTTCGGGGGGTCAGTAACAGTGGCAATGTAAGATGGCTGCTTAAGCTGCGAGAGGCCTATTGGTAATTTGCTTGCCCATTAATACAAACATCTGTACACAACCTGGTACACTAATGATTGTTGGGTTGGTATGCATTTCATACTGCGCTTGCATGAAAGGTATATTCCACAGGCTGTACTCTGTTGTCAGCTTCATAGCTATTTGTCAAGATAGAATGCTTGAGCCACATTTACCTACAGTGGTCACTGAAATGCACTACCATGAGTTGATATTTGTGTGACAGAAAGCCAACTTATTGGAATTCAAATTatacttaccgtattttccgcactattaggcgcacttaaaaacttacattttacttaaaaaaccacagtgcgccttataatgcagagcgccttatatatggatcaatttatgaatttgttgatccatactggttgtacacagtgctctgccaaaatgtttcagtgcgttatagtacgactagtaaattacaaggtcgcatcgcttcccaacattacggcaactgtggtcagggggcgtcaccgaatagctgttgtacccgcgaggctatttcatttcaaaataggctgctccgttaatgtttcaagtaaatttacggattgatatggaagggaaacataggtaagcagtaccaatgtgttggatcaaactttagtcagttccgatcattttataggagatcgtttgagaaacgcgattgtttacactttgctgaggctcatgggggtCTGcaagctgaggctcatgggagtttgcgggtggctaatgctacgataatagctgctatacgcacaaggctatttcatgtcaaaataggctgctctgttaatgtttcgagtaaatttacggatcgatatggaagggaaacataggtaagcagtaccagtgTTAGAttgaactttagtcagttctgatcattttataggagatagtttgagaaacgcgattgtttacagagggctcattggttattggctagtggatgcataccgcaaccctagtcaacctcagtttgttgcagtatagcttctattttatgcgccttttaatccggtgcgccctatatatgaaataatttctaaaataaaaaattcaatgagggtgcgctttataatccagtgcgccttttggtgcgaaaaatacggtaagttgCCTTCACTTCTGAACATATAGAATATTTGGTGTCATTCATACACCATTAACAAGTTGTTACATTATTtctttgaacatttattgTCAAATAGACTGATGTAATGTGTTAATCTTTCATATGACTTCACTTAACAAGATCACATTTTTTGCACATGTCTGACAACAGTAGTGTTGCACACAAGAGCTGTGAAGCAATTCGGGTACATGATACACTGACTTGACTATTTCTGCTCCTTTCATTGCATTTTACAAAGTTGgacatactgtattttctcTGAAGCCAAAGATACAGTGAAtgacacaaatcaaaacaaaagcatttttataaatgtttgaCAGATTCTTCTAACATAATTCAAATTGCCAAGTGAGGCACTTGGAAGTATTCTGGAGTTTTCACCCACTTAATCTTAATGTTGTGAGAAAATGTTATGTAACAGCTGAATTTCTGCATTTCACTGTAGTGGTTGGTTTTTGTAGCAGTactaataaatgcatttaagCTGGATGCcacctgatgaaaaaaaactgaaaaaaagttaaagacaTACCAAAAATTTAACATAAGTAATTTaaagaaaactaaaaacaGAAATTGCAACATGAATAAATCAGCGTCACATCTATAAATCAtcaaattaaagaaacaagGTGCACAATATGTTTTGGTGATCTTTAAATaccaacagttttttttctgaaagttTCTGAAGCATGTCCACAGAACAAGGCATGTTTAGGTAATTGGTGTTCGGACCAGTTAGCCCATGTTTTGGCGGTTGCCATAACCTCTGCGATGATCGTCTTTCCACTCATCCCACTTCCTGGCTTTCATCAAagactcatcatcatcattttctgtctgtttctctttttcttcttcttcacgcTCCTTTGCATCAGTGTCGTCCTCCGCCGCACCCCTTCTGGGAACTCCCTGATCAGGCAGCACTCCGTGTTTCTTGTGCTGATCATACCAGTCATCCACTGTCATGGTGGGAAGGCTGGGGTAGCCAGCTCCAAACACCTGAGCCTGGGGAATAAACAAAGATTATGAGACGCTATTAAATCAGCAATAAGTTATTCTTTTATCACCCGCATCACAACATATGcggttaaagttaaaaaacttaaagttaaagtcccaatgattgtcacacacacatctgggtgtggtgaaatttgtcctctgtatttaacccatccccgtgtgattttgatccatcccctgggggagaggggagcagtgagcagcagcggtgccgcgatcgggaatcatttgttgatctaaccccccaattccaacccttaatgctgagtgccaagcagggaggcaatgggtcccatttttatagtctttggttaGTGGACAATTCAGTGGCAACGGGTAATAAACAGTGGAACACGTGCCAATTACACATCTTTAAATAGTGGGTCTTAAAAACAGCCGCAAACCATAACCTCATCTTGTTGTCTTTTCCCCAAAATTGCGTTCTATTACATTCAAATGTTAATTTGATTTGACACCATACCCAAACTAACCTGCATAGCATCCTTTGTGAGAATAAATGGTTTCATCGGAGGCCTGCTCAGTCTAGCAGGCTGTGCAGCACCAAGCTGCATCTGATCCATACTCTTCAATATTTCCATCTCCTGGTCTATGCTCTGTACTTCATCCAGGCACAGAATCACCCATTTCCGGACATTCAGCAAGTAAAAATCTCTGCTTGTTTCATCGTCGGCCTGTCCACTCTCCACGGATCTTCGCACGTCTAACAGTCTGGCCTCCAGCTCCTTCTTCTGACTGTATCGCTCAATTTTAGCTTGTCTTTGTGCGGCCATGGCAACCAAGTTGGATGTGCTGGGCATAGGCTGGGAAAATACATTGCATCGTTTAAAAAGTTGATACAAATATTGATGAATATCTGAGTTACTAATTcataataaaaagataaaaataaaaatacacaaatagtTCATAATTGGAAACTGGCCCGTTACTAATCAACTCAATTGAAACGTGGCTTGACAGAACACAGTGATGAATGTAAATTCCTATATACGACGATGTCACAGACATTTATTTAGCCACGTTTCTCACTCACGCAGAACCGCAAAACAAGTAACACTTCTGTGACAATCACAACAATCACTTGGCCCGGCCCcccaagtaaaaataaaatgttggcaTAACATTAttctggcaaccagttcagtgTGTCCCCCCGCCTATTGCCTGAtgatccgtccgtccatccatcctgtCCCCACGGCGGtcgtgggcgtgctggagcctagcccagcagtcatcggacagtaggcaggggacaccatGAACTGGCTGGCCacccaatcgcagggcacacagagacgaacaaccatctgcacacgcactcacacctatgggcaatttggagtgctcaattggccgaCCAAGCATGCTTTtgtgatgtgggaggaaaccggagttccCGTGGAAAACCtatgcaggcacggggagaacatgcaaactccacacaggaggtGTAAGGATAAGTAGTAAGTTAATAATTTAAAGGAGCCAGCAATGCCGTAATTCCGCAGCTTGCATATCATGCTAATCTATTCACGGTCAACTAACTGTAATCACGGTAGTATAGTTGATTCACGGCTTGCCCTGAATGCCTCTCTAGTGACTGACCAATCACGGCCGTTTACGTCACCACAATAATGGTCGTGGGAGAGttgcaatttgaaaaatagGGCAAAATAACTATTCCCAAACTAAAACATGGGGGAGGTAGCAACTATCGTTGGCCAGACCCTTGAAGTGCGCCTAATGAATAAAAACCCAAATTATGGTAGTAATGGTCAATGTGGCACTTACTGTGCAGGCAGAGGGAGCGTTCTTTGCTGCTTCGTCCGAAATTGGGCTTTCATTCACGGACTCCGGTAGATGAAACTGAGATATGTTATAGTCTTTACATCTCTTCAGAAAATCCATAAAGTAAGCCCGGGCTGTTTGGACAATTTCCAATCGTTTGTCTCGACCTGTCAGCTTCATGGTCAGGGCGCCTAAGAGAGCGGGGCTCAGCAAATATTTGAGGTCCGCTGTGGCAATCTCCTCCAACTCTTCATTGGGACTGAACAAGTCCAGCTGAGAAGCCATTCGGGATGTTTCTTCTAACAAACCTATGGCACGTTTGACTCGCACCTGAACACTGTTAGAAGCAAGGGGATCATTTGTATTGTCTACCTCATCAAGAATCTTCCACCCACGGTCAAATAAATCCGATAATTTGGGAGCTTCGGCGCCTAAACGCGAATCGTGTCTTTCACTACCGCTTCTTTCGCATTCCGCCATGTTGCTACGATTTCCGGGATGTGTCTTCTTTGTGCTAATGAATGCGGGGATTGAAAAGATATTACTGCCACCTATTGGTTTAAAACAGTGCTTcacaatcattttctgtgatgccTCCCCCTAGgtagaagaaaacatttcgcgCGCCCCCCctgttattaacattaaagaaaacaaaaaagaaataaaaaagaaagatcaacttacaataaagaataactttcttaataacattgttttttagtctgtaacagaacagattcaaagtgcatcactttgcctgaaattaaaaaagaaattataattattcaaacgataaacattcttgaccaactgccattttatgctgaaaaaaatacaataaaataataataaacatacataatattaaattaaataacagcaataaataatattcaattcaaagtaatcagcaacattaactcaggagcacaatgtataaaacattttaacctacaaaacaaaaatgaataaaacaatttgtgctgtttttttaatcaaaatgggGCAACATGACGGAGACCATATCCACGGCTGCAGGTCGTTAGTatcagctcttctgcaatggtgtttttttttgtttttttgcactgagcaatttggtatgctgctttatatgattcttacagtgcttgctgattgactgaagtagcattcacaaagtgggatgcttacagtgcttgctgattgactgaagtagcattcacaaagtggGATGATTGTTGGCAATATTCAGGATGATCTGGAGTATGTCTCACTTATAGAAAGAGTGAGATTGTTTTTCAAAGCATTTCATTGTCATTTCTAGCATTACACAATATTGATTTCCTGTTTGGGGACAAACTGTGGTGCACAGATCAGTGTCTGCCTTTCAATGACCCCGAGGAAGTCATAGACCTTGAGGCCATTTCTTAGTTGTTGCAGGATTGGTGTGAGGCGCAAGGTTGCATGGAGAACAATGGCTCTGTTGAGTAGAAGAATAttgcttaaaaataaatcaaattaaaatgtatactATAAATTGTGAAGGATTGAGATGGTGACAACAACTTCTcacattttacattatttttaataacatgATATATCACGATGTATCATGCCACTGGAGTACACGCTGTAACTAACATTAGTGAATTATGTATTTATGAATTATGTGACCATGTGTGTTGAGGGCACTACAATGAAAGAGTAGCAGGAATCCTGGCGACAAACCTCTATGAAAATTATATTATGGCATCCTTTTCGTCCACCTGCAGTGGTCCTGTATAGCCACAGTTTGATTTTATCTGTTAGAAATCAGCTGCTGCCTCCACCTTAAAATACAAGACACATACAGTTGTGATCAAAATTGGCCCAATCCTTGAAGGGCATTTAGCAGAATTTCATTTGGGGGCCTCCCTACCATCACCTCAGCACCAGATGCCTCATTATTCCACTGTTATGTGTCTAACGTACCCAAATCATTCacattatttgtaattatCTCATATCATACAGGTGCCATTCTTGTTTTTAACCTTAAAGGGGCAACAAACTCATAAATATGCTCTCAGAGGTGCCTTAGAACAGGGGTAAAAGGGGGGCCTGTGCTGTTATAACAatttcagacaaaagcattgctgttccactttatataGACCAGAACGGaatgattaaaatgtaaaaaggaaGGATTTTTAAGCATGATATGCTAGACACACACCTATGAGCTATCATAAAACTTGTAATTGTCATCATTTTAGCAATTGATTTGACCCACATGCAGAAAAACCAACTCAGACGTCCAGAATGAGTGAGgagtgtttattggaggagcTGCGGTGGAGGTAGAGCGGCATGATCGAAGCCAGGAGCACGGAGCCGGGGGCAGCAGTGGCGGAGCGTGAGGAGTTCAGCCAGAACGGGGTAGATCTTGGCGGTGATCGGTGGAGGGAACCTACAAGACTTGGTCAGAGAATGAATGTGGCTGTGGCAGAGATCTTAGGGCAGACCAGAAGAACTGAAGAACGTGGCGTTGATGAGCAGGAAGAGCGCTAGCTATGAGCGAGCTCAAGGagctagagcaggggtctcaaactgcagtcctcgggggccgcattcctacatgttttccaagtttccctcgttaaacacacctgattcaattatcaggctcctgcagaacgtgaggatgaactgatcatttgaatcaggtgtgtttaacgagggaaacttggaaaacatgtaggaatgcggcccccgaggactggagtttgagacccctgagcTAGAGGCACAACCGTGGAGGTGATCACACTGAAGGGACACTCAGGTGACGAGCAGTTGAATGCATGCTCCTTAAGAGCCCTCCTTTAACGAGCCTGATGAGCCGCACCTGGGCCCTCTGCACTCTGCCACTGTGCTCACGGTTGTTCCCTGTGGACAAAATAAGTATGCCACCCCGGAACCGGACAGTAATTTGGTAcccatcatttaaaaaaaaaaattctcacgTACAGGCAGTCAAAATCTGCAAATGGCTCATTCCCAGACAAAGTCATTTACTAAATGTTGATTGCACAGTATGTAGACTCAGTTTTCATAATATATTTACTAAAGATGAATGATGGGTAGGAAGTAGAAGCATGGTTGAGTGAatttgaaagtgaaagaatcAAATGTGTTCCGCCCAACCACTTGTGCTCGAACCGGTCACAGAAGAAGTATTTTCTATTCTAACAAATTATACATCCAAAACCTCAATAGATGTGATGAGCTAGACATGAAAACGATAAAAGCTATAGCAAAGACTATAACTGGGCCActcccacccacacacacaaacttatGTGAGACGAGCATGGGAGGCGATTAGCTGTGTGATCGGTCGGTGCAAGTGCCGCCTGTTGCTGGGGACGATGCCCGGGGTGCCTCGGGATTGTGATTCCAACTCTCTCGAAATTGATTTAACTGTCACTGTTGTATTCAATCAAACTGTTATCACTAAATCTACTTGGCATTGCtgtaatcaaaacaaatgtatatCACTTGATATGCTAACTTCcagttttaaatatttgtaacaATTTACAAACTCAAGTTCAGTTGTAATGAGGATGCTGCAGAATGGAGAGAAGGACCGTCAGAGTATAGGATAGTATCATCAGCATAAAGGTGGATCTTTGAACTGCCGTCATACTTGACTACATCATTAATGTAAATGGAGAACAGCAATGGGCCTAGGATCGAGCCTTGAGGAACCCCTTTGGAGATGGTGAGAGGGTCAGAAAGaatattttccaatttaattTGCTGGAGTCAATTATTTAGGTAGCTGGCAAATCAATCACATGCGTGTGATGACAGGCCAATAATAGAGAGCCTCTGCAGGAGGATGGAATGGATGACGGAGTCAAAGACTTTAGTCAGGTCAATGAAGGCAGCAACACAAATCTGCTTGGAATCCAGGGAAGTAATGATATCCTCTAGGACCTTCAAAGTAGCTGTCGTGCATCCATAGCCAGGCCGGAACCCAGACTGCAGTTCGGACAGGATGTTATTTGAGGCCAAAAGAAGACTGAGCTGTTTGTGGACCAGTTTTTCTAAGACCTTAGCAAAGCAGGGCAGGATGGAAATATATCTATAacagtacgccatgactgtgtcagcctacatcaacaaatgctccgaggacgtcagcaccactaagaacatcatcacccgagccaaccagcgaccctggatgactgaggatgtacgtcatacgctacgagcacggaactcagccttcaagtctggcgacaaggaggcactgaggacagcgagagccaacttgaaccgtgccatcaggctagcgaagcgaagccacagtcggaaaattcaggattttttccacgacgccaataacaccaggagtatgtggcaaggcatacgggcgatcacggactacaacttaccctcccccccggtgggtgaggttgatgctgacttcctaaatggtctaaataacttctttgggcgttttgaggcactaaacagcactcctgcagttaaaactgttccccaccaggaagaggaggccctctgccttgactcagccgacgtgtggaagactctgagaagagtcaacccacgtaaggccccaggccccgacaacatacctgggcgggtgttcaaggaatgtgcaggccagctggctggtgtcatcacagacatttttaacatctcgctggaccaagccaaagtgccagtgtgcttcaaggctgcctccatcattccggtgccgaagaaacctcaaatcacctcatggaatgactacagacctgtggcact
This window contains:
- the igbp1 gene encoding immunoglobulin-binding protein 1 is translated as MAECERSGSERHDSRLGAEAPKLSDLFDRGWKILDEVDNTNDPLASNSVQVRVKRAIGLLEETSRMASQLDLFSPNEELEEIATADLKYLLSPALLGALTMKLTGRDKRLEIVQTARAYFMDFLKRCKDYNISQFHLPESVNESPISDEAAKNAPSACTPMPSTSNLVAMAAQRQAKIERYSQKKELEARLLDVRRSVESGQADDETSRDFYLLNVRKWVILCLDEVQSIDQEMEILKSMDQMQLGAAQPARLSRPPMKPFILTKDAMQAQVFGAGYPSLPTMTVDDWYDQHKKHGVLPDQGVPRRGAAEDDTDAKEREEEEKEKQTENDDDESLMKARKWDEWKDDHRRGYGNRQNMG